The following coding sequences lie in one Halorarum halophilum genomic window:
- a CDS encoding MFS transporter, whose product MNEPLGRRERYQRLAIGIAAAANKGRVVLMGTVMSVYIGQVGSPFAVSLVFTVYWFGLMVFSPVAGAIADVTGRRRAVLVGTATLATLTVLPLTVVDGVWGPLAFRGLFAVFAAGFLPVMLTIVSERGGSEGRGQSLGFFNSTQAIGFTLAQFFAGVLLGLVAPWTVYLVVAAVSGIVAVASVFVRDSTPAGGGTSTRSELVIEVKTRLFPAKQDRQHLDRNGLKWLYAAVLLRNMTVLGTSSLLPIYLVSEVGVSAFVMGVLLAINPAAQMVFMYVFGHVADASGRKPLVVYGMAGAGVHAIVVAAAVIPASVPVRAVVVAASFLVLAAAYSSETTGTYAFIGDVSPDERESELMGLHSTARGLGGAAGPALVGGLATLFSYETAFAAGSLLAFAATALVAHFLVESYPSTRPQGGVPAED is encoded by the coding sequence GTGAACGAACCCCTCGGCCGTCGGGAGCGGTACCAGCGCCTCGCCATCGGGATCGCCGCCGCGGCGAACAAGGGACGGGTCGTCCTGATGGGGACGGTGATGTCCGTCTACATCGGGCAGGTCGGGTCGCCCTTCGCGGTGAGCCTCGTGTTCACCGTCTACTGGTTCGGGCTGATGGTCTTCTCGCCCGTCGCGGGGGCCATCGCCGACGTGACTGGCCGCCGCCGGGCGGTGCTCGTCGGGACGGCGACGCTCGCGACGCTCACGGTCCTCCCGTTGACCGTCGTCGACGGCGTCTGGGGACCGCTCGCGTTCCGCGGCCTGTTCGCCGTCTTCGCCGCCGGGTTCCTGCCCGTCATGCTCACCATCGTGAGCGAACGGGGCGGCAGCGAGGGACGCGGCCAGTCGCTCGGCTTCTTCAACAGCACGCAGGCCATCGGGTTTACGCTGGCGCAGTTCTTCGCCGGCGTCCTCCTCGGTTTGGTCGCGCCGTGGACGGTCTACCTCGTCGTCGCCGCGGTCAGCGGGATCGTCGCCGTCGCCTCCGTGTTCGTCCGCGACTCGACGCCAGCCGGGGGCGGGACGTCGACGCGCTCCGAGCTGGTCATCGAGGTCAAGACGCGACTGTTCCCGGCCAAGCAGGACCGCCAACACCTCGATCGAAACGGCCTGAAGTGGCTCTACGCGGCCGTCCTCCTGCGGAACATGACTGTGCTCGGCACGTCGAGTCTCCTCCCCATCTACCTCGTGAGCGAGGTGGGCGTCTCGGCGTTCGTAATGGGCGTCCTCCTGGCGATCAACCCCGCAGCGCAGATGGTTTTCATGTACGTGTTCGGTCACGTCGCCGACGCCTCCGGGCGGAAACCTCTCGTCGTCTACGGGATGGCCGGCGCGGGCGTCCACGCCATCGTCGTCGCCGCCGCCGTCATCCCCGCTTCGGTACCGGTCCGGGCCGTCGTCGTCGCCGCCTCGTTTCTCGTGCTGGCTGCTGCGTACTCCTCGGAGACGACGGGCACCTATGCGTTCATCGGCGACGTCTCTCCCGACGAGCGCGAGTCCGAACTGATGGGGTTGCACTCGACGGCCCGTGGCCTCGGCGGCGCCGCCGGGCCGGCGCTCGTCGGCGGTCTTGCGACGCTGTTCAGTTACGAGACGGCGTTCGCCGCCGGCAGTCTGCTCGCGTTCGCTGCCACGGCGCTGGTCGCGCACTTCCTCGTCGAGAGTTATCCGTCGACCCGGCCGCAGGGCGGCGTTCCCGCCGAGGACTAA
- a CDS encoding dihydrodipicolinate synthase family protein, which produces MDYEELKDGLRGVAFTNPTPFSEDGEDVLHDELATNVEWIVDRGAEVVIPCGNTGEYYSLSMDERAEVVATTAEAAGDATVVGGLGGSTKSALGLLSRYETAGVDAVMVMHPVHTYLHHEGIRRYYERIVEATDLGVVLYKRGPELTTDHLATLAEYDNVVAVKYADNDVKAFSGAISDTEDDVVWSNGIAERFALSFAIEGAEAFTTGIGNFVPEQVLALNDALREEDWDEARRIRDLLRPYEDLREDTGDANHVPAANNVPAVKFGQELAGLYGGPVREPLVDLSEADRERAETYYDRITSEV; this is translated from the coding sequence ATGGACTACGAGGAACTCAAGGACGGCCTCCGGGGCGTCGCGTTCACAAACCCGACGCCGTTCAGCGAGGACGGCGAGGACGTCCTCCACGACGAACTGGCGACCAACGTCGAGTGGATAGTCGACCGCGGGGCAGAGGTGGTCATCCCCTGTGGCAACACGGGCGAGTACTACTCGCTGTCGATGGACGAGCGTGCCGAGGTGGTGGCGACGACGGCCGAGGCGGCCGGCGACGCGACGGTCGTCGGCGGCCTCGGCGGGAGCACGAAGTCGGCGCTGGGCCTCCTCTCACGATACGAGACCGCAGGCGTCGACGCGGTGATGGTGATGCACCCGGTCCACACCTACCTGCACCACGAAGGCATCCGCCGCTACTACGAGCGGATCGTCGAGGCGACGGACCTCGGCGTCGTCCTCTACAAGCGGGGCCCCGAACTGACGACCGACCACCTCGCGACGCTGGCCGAGTACGACAACGTCGTCGCCGTCAAGTACGCTGACAACGACGTCAAGGCGTTCTCGGGGGCGATCTCCGACACGGAGGACGACGTCGTCTGGTCGAACGGCATCGCCGAGCGGTTCGCCCTTTCCTTCGCCATCGAGGGGGCCGAGGCGTTCACCACCGGCATCGGCAACTTCGTCCCCGAACAGGTGCTCGCCCTGAACGACGCCCTCCGCGAGGAGGACTGGGACGAGGCGCGGCGCATCCGCGACCTGCTTCGCCCCTACGAGGACCTCCGCGAGGACACAGGTGACGCCAATCACGTCCCGGCGGCGAACAACGTCCCCGCAGTCAAGTTCGGTCAGGAACTCGCCGGACTGTACGGGGGACCGGTGCGGGAACCTCTCGTCGACCTCTCCGAGGCGGACCGCGAGCGCGCCGAGACCTACTACGACCGCATCACGAGCGAGGTCTGA
- a CDS encoding thiamine pyrophosphate-binding protein: MTDEKRGGDYVYEALLDAGVDLLVGIPGTQTLPLDRTVVERDEMDYVMARHETAIPHVAWGYYESGGGVAATLTVPGPGDTNAMHGLKNAYDDCVPVFHVSADVNPEDRGKSPIHEIEADTFDNVVKENVTVESGLELPADMARGIEAAFEPPTGPVRFGVPSRILDESFHAPAAEVSPERTTWDADADIDAATALLADAERPVVYVGGGARRSPGGVEAIRGLVEDLDAPVAVSYKGKGVFPEDDPRFLGVTGSHIPPGAKRVLDRADVVLALGTNFDGITTANWSLPMGDRLIHVTLDPESVDVAYEADVAVLADVADAVESIRDGLEGADGWDGGTLASAVREEYREALDALGLFDDGHPLNTPGVLDAVRTATPDDAVVTTDVGGFRLWSKQVFEAYDPETYVTAGSWGGMGVGLPAAIGAAFANPEKPVVCLTGDGGLMMCIHELHTAAEYDLNVTVVVSNNADYGIISKSPKIDEYTEGHQFTWNSPEFVTVAEGFGCRGTHVESLDDLRDAVTDAVGRDGPDLIDVPVETDEPSAPEAAAYESTVELL, from the coding sequence GCGTCGACCTCCTGGTCGGGATTCCCGGGACGCAGACGCTTCCACTCGACCGGACAGTCGTCGAACGCGACGAGATGGACTACGTGATGGCGCGCCACGAGACGGCCATCCCCCACGTCGCGTGGGGGTACTACGAGTCCGGCGGCGGCGTCGCCGCGACGCTCACCGTCCCCGGACCCGGCGACACGAACGCGATGCACGGGCTGAAGAACGCGTACGACGATTGCGTGCCCGTCTTCCACGTCTCCGCCGACGTCAACCCCGAGGACCGCGGAAAGAGCCCTATCCACGAGATCGAGGCCGACACCTTCGACAACGTGGTAAAGGAGAACGTCACCGTGGAATCGGGACTCGAACTACCGGCCGACATGGCCCGCGGCATCGAGGCGGCGTTCGAGCCGCCGACCGGACCGGTCCGCTTTGGCGTCCCGAGCCGCATCCTGGACGAGTCGTTCCACGCTCCCGCCGCGGAGGTATCGCCCGAGCGGACGACGTGGGACGCCGACGCCGACATCGACGCCGCGACGGCATTGCTCGCGGACGCGGAGCGCCCCGTCGTCTACGTCGGCGGGGGCGCGCGGCGCTCGCCGGGCGGGGTCGAGGCGATCCGCGGACTCGTCGAGGACCTCGATGCGCCCGTGGCCGTCTCGTACAAGGGGAAAGGTGTCTTCCCCGAGGATGACCCTCGATTCCTGGGCGTCACGGGGTCACACATCCCCCCCGGTGCGAAGCGCGTCCTCGACCGGGCGGACGTCGTGCTCGCGCTCGGGACGAACTTCGACGGAATCACGACGGCGAACTGGTCTCTCCCCATGGGCGACCGACTGATCCACGTCACGCTCGACCCCGAGTCCGTCGACGTCGCCTACGAGGCCGACGTCGCCGTCCTCGCCGACGTCGCCGATGCCGTCGAATCCATCCGGGACGGTCTCGAGGGCGCCGACGGGTGGGACGGAGGCACCCTCGCGTCCGCGGTGCGCGAGGAGTACCGCGAGGCGCTCGACGCGCTGGGGCTCTTCGATGACGGACACCCGCTCAACACGCCCGGCGTGCTGGACGCCGTCCGGACGGCGACGCCAGACGACGCCGTGGTCACGACGGATGTCGGCGGCTTCCGCCTGTGGTCGAAACAGGTGTTCGAGGCGTACGATCCCGAGACCTACGTCACCGCGGGGTCCTGGGGTGGGATGGGCGTCGGCCTCCCCGCCGCCATCGGGGCGGCGTTCGCCAACCCCGAGAAGCCGGTCGTCTGTCTCACGGGGGACGGTGGCCTGATGATGTGCATTCACGAACTCCACACCGCCGCCGAGTACGACCTCAACGTGACCGTCGTCGTCTCGAACAACGCCGATTACGGCATCATCAGCAAGTCGCCGAAGATAGACGAGTACACCGAGGGCCACCAGTTCACCTGGAACTCCCCGGAGTTCGTCACCGTCGCCGAGGGCTTCGGCTGCCGGGGCACCCACGTCGAGTCGCTCGACGACCTCCGCGACGCCGTCACCGACGCCGTCGGCCGCGACGGGCCCGATCTGATAGACGTCCCCGTCGAGACGGACGAACCCTCCGCGCCGGAGGCCGCAGCCTACGAGTCGACGGTCGAACTGCTCTAG